The Brachionichthys hirsutus isolate HB-005 chromosome 3, CSIRO-AGI_Bhir_v1, whole genome shotgun sequence genome has a window encoding:
- the septin7b gene encoding septin 7b produces the protein MVVGESGLGKSTLINSLFLTDLYSSEYPGPSHRIKKTVQVEQAKVLVKEGGVQLLLTIVDTPGFGDAVDNSNCWQPIIDHIDSKFEDYLNSESRVNRRQMPDSRIHCCLYFIAPSGHGLKPLDIEFMKRLHEKVNVIPLIAKADTLTPEECQQFKKQIMREIQEHKIKIYEFPETDDAEENRLVKKIKDKLPLAVVGSNTIIEVNSKRVRGRQYPWGVAEVENGDHCDFTILRDMLIRTHMQDLKDVTNNVHYENYRSRKLAAVTYNGVDNNRAKGQLSTKSPLAQMEEERREHVNKMKKMEMEMEQVFEMKVKEKVQKLKDSEAELQRRHEQMKKNLEAQHRELEEKRRVFEEERANWEAQQRLEQQKLEASRTLEKNKKKGKIF, from the exons ATGGTTGTTG GCGAGTCGGGGTTGGGCAAATCCACGTTGATCAACTCCCTGTTCCTGACGGACCTGTATTCATCAGAGTACCCTGGACCTTCACATCGAATCAAGAAGACCGTGCAG GTGGAGCAAGCCAAGGTTTTAGTGAAGGAAGGCggcgtccagctgctgctcacgATAGTCGACACCCCCGGGTTTGGAGACGCCGTCGACAACAGCAACTG cTGGCAGCCGATCATCGACCACATCGACAGCAAGTTCGAAGACTACCTGAACTCGGAGTCTCGGGTGAACAGACGGCAGATGCCCGACAGCCGAATCCACTGCTGCCTGTACTTCATCGCCCCGTCTGGACACGG GCTGAAGCCGCTGGACATCGAGTTCATGAAACGGTTGCACGAGAAGGTCAACGTCATCCCGCTGATCGCCAAAGCAGACACCCTGACCCCGGAGGAATGCCAGCAGTTCAAGAAACAG ATTATGAGGGAAATCCAAGAGCACAAAATAAAGATCTACGAGTTCCCCGAGACGGATGACGCGGAGGAGAACCGGCTGGTGAAGAAGATCAAG GACAAGCTGCCGCTGGCCGTGGTCGGAAGCAACACCATCATCGAAGTGAACAGcaagagagtgagagggagacaGTACCCCTGGGGGGTCGCAGAAG TTGAAAACGGAGACCACTGTGACTTCACCATCCTCAGGGACATGCTCATCAG AACTCACATGCAGGACCTGAAGGACGTGACGAACAACGTGCACTACGAGAACTACCGCAGCAGGAAGCTCGCCGCCGTCACCTACAACGGGGTGGACAACAACCGGGCCAAAGGCCAGCTGTCCACCAA gagtccCTTGGcccagatggaggaggagaggcgagAGCACGTGAAtaagatgaagaagatggagatggagatggagcagGTGTTTGAGATGAAGGTCAAGGAGAAGGTGCAGAAGCTCAAAGATTCTGAAGCTGAG CTTCAGCGGCGTCACGAGCAGATGAAGAAGAACCTGGAGGCTCAACAccgggagctggaggagaagaggcgCGTGTTCGAGGAGGAGAGGGCGAACTGGGAGGCCCAGCAGCgcctggagcagcagaaactgGAGGCCTCCAG GActctggagaaaaacaaaaagaaaggaaagatctTCTAA